Proteins encoded together in one Archangium lipolyticum window:
- the glmM gene encoding phosphoglucosamine mutase, which yields MAYRMNMPPKEERASQRLFGTDGVRGVANVYPMTAEVAMQLGRALAHLIRNGPHRHRVIIGKDTRLSGYMLEQALAAGIISMGVDVDLVGPLPTPGIANLTTSMRADAGAVISASHNPYQDNGIKFFWRDGFKLPDETEAKIEELVASGAIDSIRPTATKIGRAFRLEDARGRYIVFLKTTFPRELTLEGMTIVVDCANGAAYKTAPAVLEELGAKVIALGVQPDGKNINNKCGALYPENLSRAVVKHGAHVGIALDGDADRLIVVDEKGNVVDGDAIMAICTGELVTRKELKKKTLVSTVMSNIGLERAVSRWGVKVVRTKVGDRYVVEEMRKNGYNIGGEQSGHLIFSDHTTTGDGTLAALQLLAVMCRQQKPVSELASIFEPVPQTLVNVVVKQKRELGELPTVMRAIQDVEKKLGKEGRVLVRFSGTEPKARVLIEGTDAARNEQYAREIAEALSKALNG from the coding sequence ATGGCTTACAGGATGAACATGCCCCCGAAGGAAGAGCGGGCGTCGCAGAGACTGTTCGGCACGGACGGCGTCCGGGGCGTCGCCAACGTGTACCCGATGACGGCGGAGGTCGCGATGCAGCTCGGACGAGCGCTCGCGCACCTCATCCGCAACGGGCCCCACCGTCACCGCGTCATCATCGGCAAGGACACGCGGCTGTCCGGCTACATGCTCGAGCAGGCGCTCGCCGCCGGCATCATCTCCATGGGCGTGGATGTGGACCTGGTGGGTCCTCTGCCCACACCGGGCATCGCCAACCTCACCACCTCGATGCGCGCCGACGCCGGCGCCGTCATCTCCGCCTCCCACAACCCGTACCAGGACAACGGCATCAAGTTCTTCTGGCGCGACGGCTTCAAGCTGCCGGACGAGACGGAGGCCAAGATTGAGGAGCTGGTGGCCAGCGGCGCCATCGACTCCATCCGCCCCACCGCGACGAAGATCGGCCGGGCCTTCCGCCTGGAGGACGCGCGCGGGCGCTACATCGTGTTCCTCAAGACGACCTTCCCCCGCGAGCTGACGCTGGAGGGGATGACCATCGTCGTCGACTGCGCCAACGGCGCCGCCTACAAGACGGCTCCGGCGGTGCTCGAGGAGCTGGGCGCCAAGGTGATCGCCCTGGGCGTGCAGCCGGACGGCAAGAACATCAACAACAAGTGCGGCGCGCTCTACCCGGAGAACCTGTCCCGCGCGGTGGTGAAGCACGGGGCGCACGTGGGCATCGCGCTCGACGGTGACGCGGACCGCCTCATCGTCGTGGACGAGAAGGGCAACGTGGTGGATGGCGACGCCATCATGGCCATCTGCACCGGCGAGCTCGTCACGCGCAAGGAGCTGAAGAAGAAGACGCTCGTGTCCACGGTGATGAGCAACATCGGCCTGGAGCGGGCGGTGTCGCGCTGGGGCGTGAAGGTCGTCCGCACCAAGGTGGGTGACCGCTACGTCGTCGAGGAGATGCGCAAGAACGGCTACAACATCGGTGGCGAGCAGAGCGGCCACCTCATCTTCTCGGACCACACCACCACGGGCGACGGCACCCTGGCCGCGCTGCAGCTGCTGGCCGTCATGTGCCGCCAGCAGAAGCCGGTGAGCGAGCTGGCCTCCATCTTCGAGCCGGTGCCGCAGACGCTCGTCAACGTGGTCGTCAAGCAGAAGCGCGAGCTGGGCGAGCTGCCCACGGTGATGAGGGCCATCCAGGACGTGGAGAAGAAGCTGGGCAAGGAGGGCCGGGTGCTGGTGCGCTTCTCCGGCACCGAGCCCAAGGCCCGCGTCCTCATCGAGGGCACCGACGCCGCGCGCAACGAGCAGTACGCCCGGGAGATCGCCGAGGCGCTCTCCAAGGCGCTCAACGGTTGA
- the folP gene encoding dihydropteroate synthase, translating to MIRARPVRADRPADLEPALLRMGLPASAREHLLGTLPALHVLLTGLEREQGRFLSGLSASPVAAGREAYPSWVAGDERTRPGTGLLSGRKEQFERVVSEAKVRPELAGLGTALARVLEAPAPPASLVLGGRTFTFGTRTYVMGVVNVTPDSFSDGGRYFDTERAIAHGLRLAEAGADILDVGGESTRPGSPPVPAEEEVARIVPVIQGLRARTEVPISVDTTKAAVAREALKAGAVLVNDISGFLFDPELPRVTAEAGAACCVMHIQGTPETMQKDPHYEDVVDEVLAFLEDSVARAVAAGVPRERVLVDPGIGFGKTLGHNLFLLRRLGELRVLGLPVLVGTSRKSFLGKLAGGKPANERLAATLGSVAVVAAAGDADFVRVHDVAEVRDALAVADAVRAAGEGGSLYLGGKVRD from the coding sequence ATGATTCGCGCCCGCCCCGTCCGCGCCGACCGTCCCGCCGACCTCGAGCCGGCCCTGCTTCGCATGGGGCTGCCTGCTTCCGCTCGCGAGCACCTGCTCGGGACGCTGCCCGCGCTGCACGTGCTGCTCACTGGCCTGGAGCGCGAGCAGGGCCGCTTCCTCTCCGGCCTCTCCGCGTCCCCGGTGGCCGCCGGGCGCGAGGCGTACCCCTCCTGGGTGGCGGGCGACGAGCGCACGCGCCCCGGCACCGGGCTCCTCTCCGGACGCAAGGAGCAGTTCGAGCGCGTGGTGTCCGAGGCGAAGGTCCGGCCGGAGCTGGCCGGACTGGGCACGGCGCTGGCTCGCGTGCTGGAGGCCCCGGCTCCACCCGCATCACTGGTGCTGGGGGGACGCACCTTCACCTTCGGGACGCGCACCTACGTCATGGGCGTGGTGAATGTAACTCCGGACAGCTTCTCGGACGGTGGACGCTACTTCGACACCGAGCGGGCCATCGCGCATGGGCTGCGGTTGGCCGAGGCGGGCGCGGACATCCTGGACGTGGGCGGTGAGTCCACCCGGCCCGGCTCTCCGCCCGTGCCCGCCGAGGAGGAGGTGGCCCGCATCGTCCCCGTCATCCAGGGCCTGCGCGCCCGCACGGAGGTGCCCATCTCCGTGGACACCACCAAGGCGGCGGTGGCCCGCGAGGCGCTCAAGGCCGGCGCGGTGCTCGTCAACGACATCAGTGGCTTTCTCTTCGATCCGGAGCTGCCCCGTGTGACCGCCGAGGCGGGCGCGGCCTGTTGCGTGATGCATATCCAGGGCACCCCCGAGACGATGCAGAAGGACCCCCACTACGAGGACGTGGTGGACGAGGTGCTGGCCTTCCTGGAGGACAGCGTGGCGCGGGCGGTGGCCGCGGGCGTGCCGCGCGAGCGTGTGCTGGTGGATCCGGGCATCGGCTTCGGCAAGACGCTCGGGCACAACCTCTTCCTGCTGCGGCGGCTGGGGGAGCTGCGCGTGCTGGGGCTGCCGGTGCTGGTGGGCACCAGCCGGAAGTCCTTCCTCGGGAAGCTGGCGGGGGGGAAGCCGGCGAACGAGCGTCTGGCGGCGACATTGGGCTCCGTGGCCGTGGTCGCCGCGGCGGGGGACGCCGACTTCGTGCGCGTGCACGACGTGGCCGAGGTGCGGGACGCACTCGCCGTCGCGGATGCCGTGCGCGCGGCGGGGGAGGGCGGGTCTCTCTACCTGGGGGGAAAAGTACGAGACTGA
- a CDS encoding TonB-dependent receptor plug domain-containing protein, with protein MKSALPSPPTILVALVLLAALPVSAQEQSTLLHTAPAQAEPGATLVVDGVLTGTQRIQRVVIRYRGPGEPYTEAPMELQYGDLYRGVIPGTNVAPPGVEYYMEGYTPDGDRVPLFKSATRPVRVIVVGQVPSTRTPLTTSRPAPEPAPTPRAAASAASARTSEPEPVSRRAESTRRGQPAQKAEPAQKAEPAPKAETRAEPTRKATSSDDAMAALSADLPPDPENASSRSALARSSRPAEPTEPPPERSALEEDLALYTAEDTLALATRHEESVKKVPAIGASFGREQIRALGARTVADVLDVVPGLTISRDVQGFHRVAIRGLRNDAEVLFLLNGQRLNNFFDGKALMNLPVENLERIEVIRGPGSALYGAGAFLAVVNLVTWRNEGFLAAVSGGGFPALDDRLATSFDGHASGAHSFGGFKLFGDADVWYQQGDSSPIETDALDAETLAQKMRDPLDPVGYTQDRRFLLNLGLGAELDVAPKGHLNVSARLISEDRDALMGLFDTAGPGSRLGWQVFLGDVTYEHELNEQVRLRARLYGDQQHTDRLFHIGPNDFRTGPDDNQLFPEGMQEQTRVTVRTIGVSVDSDISLFEGNRLSVGAVGELQMLGDYSYATNYTLDSRRRAELTTPEGLVDILELADGAAARRLSLGAFAQDQWTVVEPLTLTLGVRVDATQLPTVDDSNLITGTHLVPTINPRVGLVFSATDSLVLKLLYGRAFRPPTLQELVETIPDTDYNQGRFEGNADLKPAVVNTFEVGADLVQAAGDARVRLRTNAFLESFSNPIMAVDISGNIVPVRNRELGVLVYGVEGEARLEASKRANAWVNASLFRAEDQELPTNHKYLTDIPQARFNAGVSMPIGDFINFDLVVRAGAERRNNTRSVLELIRRYKIPSYSLITAQLRTEPIADRFELAVVVHNVFDSDLRDDVPRPDRMSGLLPREGVSAFLTLRARN; from the coding sequence GTGAAGTCCGCACTCCCGAGCCCCCCCACCATCCTCGTCGCGCTGGTGCTCCTCGCGGCGTTGCCTGTTTCCGCCCAGGAGCAGTCGACCCTGCTCCACACCGCGCCCGCCCAGGCGGAGCCCGGGGCGACGCTGGTGGTCGACGGCGTGCTCACCGGGACCCAGCGCATCCAGCGCGTCGTCATCCGCTACCGGGGACCCGGCGAGCCCTATACGGAAGCGCCCATGGAGTTGCAGTACGGCGATCTCTACCGGGGTGTCATCCCCGGGACGAACGTCGCGCCGCCCGGCGTCGAGTACTACATGGAGGGCTACACCCCCGACGGGGACCGCGTGCCTCTCTTCAAGAGCGCCACCCGCCCGGTCCGCGTCATCGTCGTGGGGCAGGTGCCCTCCACGCGAACCCCGCTCACCACGTCCCGGCCCGCTCCGGAGCCGGCTCCCACGCCGCGTGCCGCTGCCTCGGCCGCGTCTGCCCGGACCTCCGAGCCGGAGCCCGTTTCCCGCAGAGCCGAGTCCACCCGGAGGGGTCAGCCGGCGCAGAAGGCCGAGCCGGCGCAGAAGGCGGAACCGGCTCCGAAGGCCGAGACCCGGGCCGAGCCGACCCGGAAGGCCACGTCTTCCGATGACGCCATGGCGGCACTGTCCGCCGACCTGCCCCCGGACCCGGAGAATGCCTCCTCGCGCTCGGCCCTCGCACGGTCCTCGCGGCCAGCCGAGCCCACCGAGCCCCCGCCCGAGCGCTCCGCGCTGGAGGAGGACCTGGCCCTCTACACCGCCGAGGACACCCTGGCGCTCGCCACCCGGCACGAGGAGTCGGTGAAGAAGGTGCCCGCCATCGGCGCCTCCTTCGGGCGCGAGCAGATCCGCGCGCTCGGGGCCCGCACGGTGGCGGACGTGCTGGACGTGGTGCCCGGCCTCACCATCAGCCGCGACGTGCAGGGCTTCCACCGCGTCGCCATCCGCGGCCTGCGCAATGACGCCGAGGTGCTCTTCCTCCTCAATGGCCAGCGCCTCAACAACTTCTTCGATGGCAAGGCGCTGATGAACCTGCCGGTGGAGAACCTCGAGCGCATCGAGGTCATCCGTGGGCCCGGCTCGGCGCTGTACGGCGCTGGCGCCTTCCTCGCCGTGGTGAACCTCGTCACCTGGCGGAACGAGGGCTTCCTCGCGGCCGTCTCCGGTGGCGGCTTTCCCGCGCTCGACGACCGGTTGGCCACCTCCTTCGATGGTCACGCCTCCGGGGCCCACTCCTTCGGCGGTTTCAAGCTCTTCGGTGACGCGGACGTCTGGTACCAGCAGGGGGACTCTTCCCCCATCGAGACGGACGCGCTCGACGCGGAGACGCTCGCCCAGAAGATGCGCGACCCGTTGGATCCCGTCGGCTACACCCAGGACAGACGCTTCCTGCTCAACCTGGGCCTGGGGGCCGAGCTCGACGTGGCGCCCAAGGGGCACCTCAACGTCTCCGCGCGGCTGATCTCCGAGGACCGCGATGCCCTGATGGGCCTCTTCGACACCGCGGGCCCGGGTTCGCGCCTGGGGTGGCAGGTGTTCCTCGGCGACGTCACCTACGAGCACGAGCTGAACGAGCAGGTGCGGCTGCGCGCGCGCCTCTACGGGGACCAGCAGCACACGGATCGGCTCTTCCACATCGGCCCGAACGACTTCCGCACCGGCCCCGACGACAACCAGCTCTTCCCCGAGGGCATGCAGGAGCAGACCCGCGTCACCGTGCGCACGATCGGCGTCAGCGTGGACTCGGACATCTCCCTGTTCGAGGGCAACCGGCTCTCGGTGGGGGCCGTGGGCGAGCTGCAGATGCTGGGCGACTACAGCTACGCGACGAACTACACCCTCGACAGCCGGCGCCGTGCCGAGCTGACCACGCCCGAGGGGCTGGTGGACATCCTCGAGCTCGCCGATGGCGCGGCCGCGCGGCGCCTGTCGCTGGGCGCCTTCGCGCAGGACCAGTGGACGGTGGTGGAGCCGCTCACGCTCACCCTCGGCGTGCGCGTGGACGCCACCCAGCTGCCCACCGTCGACGACTCCAACCTCATCACCGGCACCCACCTGGTGCCCACCATCAACCCGCGCGTGGGGCTCGTCTTCTCCGCCACGGACTCGCTCGTCCTCAAGCTGCTCTACGGCCGCGCCTTCCGTCCGCCCACGCTCCAGGAGCTGGTGGAGACCATCCCGGACACGGACTACAACCAGGGCCGCTTCGAGGGAAACGCGGACCTGAAGCCCGCCGTGGTGAACACCTTCGAGGTCGGCGCGGATCTCGTCCAGGCCGCGGGTGATGCGCGCGTGCGTCTGCGCACCAACGCCTTCCTCGAGAGCTTCTCCAACCCCATCATGGCCGTGGACATCTCGGGCAACATCGTCCCGGTGCGCAACCGCGAGCTGGGCGTGCTCGTCTACGGCGTGGAGGGCGAGGCCCGGCTGGAGGCCTCCAAGCGCGCCAACGCGTGGGTGAACGCCAGCCTCTTCCGCGCCGAGGACCAGGAGCTGCCCACCAACCACAAGTACCTCACCGACATCCCCCAGGCGCGCTTCAACGCGGGCGTGTCCATGCCCATCGGTGACTTCATCAACTTCGATCTCGTGGTGCGCGCCGGTGCCGAGCGGCGCAACAACACCCGCAGCGTGCTGGAGCTCATCCGCCGCTACAAGATTCCCTCCTACAGCCTCATCACCGCGCAACTGCGCACCGAGCCCATCGCCGACCGCTTCGAGCTGGCCGTGGTGGTGCACAACGTCTTCGACTCCGACCTGCGCGACGACGTCCCCCGCCCGGACCGCATGTCCGGCCTGCTGCCACGCGAGGGCGTCTCCGCCTTCCTCACCCTGAGGGCCCGCAACTGA
- a CDS encoding TIGR04563 family protein, protein MAGTDKRKQSLYFPEEMLKEIQEEANRQDRSLSWVVQQAWKIARDRIKSFPAVNDVTGDERQDPREEGRS, encoded by the coding sequence ATGGCAGGCACCGACAAGCGCAAGCAGTCCCTGTACTTCCCCGAGGAGATGCTCAAGGAGATCCAGGAGGAGGCCAATCGCCAGGACCGCTCGCTCTCGTGGGTCGTGCAGCAGGCCTGGAAGATCGCTCGCGATCGTATCAAGTCGTTCCCCGCCGTGAACGACGTCACGGGCGACGAGCGGCAGGACCCTCGCGAGGAAGGAAGGTCCTAG
- the ftsH gene encoding ATP-dependent zinc metalloprotease FtsH, whose amino-acid sequence MRSTYKTIGLWVILIVLFVAFYNFFSTSNDQVQEPTFTQFLAKVEDKKVRAVSVKGNTYSGVYTDTEEKFRTTGPEADATVLEQLRKNNVDVKYEREEQNSLWLTILGQWMPVVFLFLFFIFFMRQLQGGSGKAMTFGKSKARLLNESHNKVTFADVAGADECKEELEEIVAFLKDPKKFTKLGGRIPKGVLMMGPPGTGKTLLARAVAGEAGVPFFSISGSDFVEMFVGVGASRVRDLFEQGKKNAPCIIFIDEIDAVGRHRGAGLGGGHDEREQTLNQLLVEMDGFESNEGVILIAATNRPDVLDPALQRPGRFDRRIVVPRPDLKGRLGVLKVHTRRVPLAPEVDLEVIARGTPGMTGADLENLVNESALMAARQNKERVDLSDFEQAKDKVFMGPERKSMIMTEKEKKNTAVHEAGHALIAKLLPGCDPLHKVTIIPRGQALGLTWSLPTEDKVNGYKKQILDQITMAMGGRIAEELIFNEMSSGASNDIERATETARAMVCRWGMSDKLGPLAFGKSDGEVFLGRDFNSAKDYSEDTARQIDAEVRGIVMGCYEKGKALLTEHLEGLKRVADALVEYETLDAEDVNILLQGGQLTRERPPPRVVAPPTKSTEKKDKRKILDALDGIPNMEPNKA is encoded by the coding sequence GTGCGTTCGACTTACAAGACCATCGGCCTCTGGGTCATCCTGATCGTCCTCTTCGTCGCCTTCTACAACTTCTTCTCCACGAGCAACGACCAGGTCCAGGAACCGACGTTCACGCAGTTCCTCGCCAAGGTAGAGGACAAGAAGGTCCGGGCCGTCTCGGTCAAGGGGAACACCTACTCGGGTGTCTACACCGACACCGAGGAGAAGTTCCGGACCACCGGCCCCGAGGCCGACGCCACCGTTCTCGAGCAGCTGCGCAAGAACAACGTGGACGTGAAGTACGAGCGGGAGGAGCAGAACAGCCTCTGGCTCACCATCCTCGGCCAGTGGATGCCGGTCGTCTTCCTGTTCCTCTTCTTCATCTTCTTCATGCGCCAGCTCCAGGGTGGGAGCGGCAAGGCGATGACCTTCGGCAAGTCGAAGGCGCGGCTCCTCAATGAGAGCCACAACAAGGTCACGTTCGCGGACGTGGCCGGCGCCGACGAGTGCAAGGAGGAGCTCGAGGAGATCGTCGCCTTCCTCAAGGATCCCAAGAAGTTCACCAAGCTGGGCGGCCGCATCCCCAAGGGCGTGCTGATGATGGGCCCTCCGGGTACCGGCAAGACGCTGCTGGCCCGTGCCGTGGCCGGTGAGGCCGGCGTGCCCTTCTTCTCCATCTCCGGCTCGGACTTCGTGGAGATGTTCGTGGGCGTCGGCGCCAGCCGCGTGCGCGATCTGTTCGAGCAGGGCAAGAAGAACGCCCCCTGCATCATCTTCATCGACGAGATCGACGCCGTGGGCCGTCACCGTGGCGCGGGCCTCGGCGGTGGTCATGACGAGCGCGAGCAGACGCTCAACCAGCTGCTGGTGGAGATGGACGGCTTCGAGTCCAACGAGGGCGTCATCCTCATCGCCGCCACCAACCGTCCGGACGTGTTGGATCCCGCGCTGCAGCGCCCGGGCCGCTTCGACCGCCGCATCGTGGTGCCGCGCCCCGACCTGAAGGGCCGCCTGGGCGTGCTCAAGGTGCACACCCGCCGCGTGCCGCTGGCTCCGGAAGTGGACCTCGAGGTCATCGCCCGCGGAACTCCGGGCATGACGGGCGCGGACCTGGAGAACCTGGTCAACGAGTCGGCCCTCATGGCCGCGCGTCAGAACAAGGAGCGCGTGGACCTGAGCGACTTCGAGCAGGCCAAGGACAAGGTCTTCATGGGCCCCGAGCGCAAGTCCATGATCATGACCGAGAAGGAGAAGAAGAACACGGCCGTCCACGAGGCGGGCCATGCTCTCATCGCCAAGCTGCTGCCCGGCTGCGATCCCCTCCACAAGGTCACCATCATCCCGCGCGGCCAGGCCCTGGGTCTCACCTGGAGCCTGCCCACCGAGGACAAGGTCAACGGGTACAAGAAGCAGATCCTCGATCAGATCACCATGGCCATGGGCGGCCGCATCGCCGAGGAGCTGATCTTCAACGAGATGAGCTCGGGTGCGTCCAACGACATCGAGCGTGCGACCGAGACGGCGCGCGCCATGGTGTGCCGCTGGGGCATGAGCGACAAGCTGGGGCCCCTGGCCTTCGGCAAGAGCGACGGTGAGGTGTTCCTGGGCCGCGACTTCAACTCGGCCAAGGACTACTCCGAGGACACCGCGCGGCAGATCGACGCCGAGGTGCGCGGCATCGTCATGGGCTGCTACGAGAAGGGCAAGGCGCTGCTGACCGAGCACCTCGAGGGCCTCAAGCGCGTGGCCGATGCGCTGGTGGAGTACGAGACGCTGGACGCCGAGGACGTCAACATCCTCCTCCAGGGTGGCCAGCTCACCCGCGAGCGCCCGCCTCCCCGCGTCGTGGCTCCGCCCACCAAGTCCACCGAGAAGAAGGACAAGCGGAAGATCCTCGACGCGCTCGATGGCATCCCCAACATGGAGCCGAACAAGGCGTAG
- the tilS gene encoding tRNA lysidine(34) synthetase TilS, with protein MPSTGETSVLFSTALERTYRQLGLVGGSVLLAVSGGADSSALLVGTARVRESLSLRVEVATLDHGLRPEARGEVEAVARLAAHWGLPCHVRRLNLSPGSGVEARAREARYSALETLRRELGLQVVATAHTASDQAETLLMRLVRGTALRGAVGIHRVRPFLVRPLIERTREEVEAFLAEQGISFVMDPMNVDPAFLRTRIRYEVLPVLVRAAGFPVVPHLATFARLAAEDEALLGELADGARVRLTLPDGSLDAVGVRALEPPLRRRVLARLLTEAGATVDDASLARALSAVETGRPVTLGGGHEPGGLQLHTAGGRVRCVRRGGSTPPPPELVLAGEGASGLQEGTGWRFTVAAVAPPPGTLGLSLPEETRWPLTVRTRRPGDRVRGPAGSRKLQDVLVDRRIPGERRDSLPVVTDAEGLVLWIPGVWNSTPSRAVRLFLWASPPVPGMLGTTPL; from the coding sequence ATGCCCTCCACTGGTGAAACGAGCGTCCTTTTCTCGACGGCCCTGGAGCGCACCTACCGGCAGCTGGGGCTGGTGGGGGGCTCGGTGCTGCTGGCCGTCTCGGGGGGCGCGGACTCGTCCGCGCTGCTCGTGGGCACCGCGCGGGTGCGCGAGTCCCTCTCCTTGAGGGTGGAGGTGGCCACGCTCGACCATGGCCTGCGGCCCGAGGCCCGGGGAGAGGTGGAGGCGGTCGCCCGGCTGGCCGCCCATTGGGGGCTGCCCTGCCATGTGCGCCGGTTGAACCTGTCGCCGGGCTCCGGCGTGGAGGCGCGGGCGCGCGAGGCCCGCTACTCGGCGCTGGAGACCCTGCGGCGGGAGTTGGGGCTCCAAGTAGTTGCCACCGCGCACACGGCGTCCGACCAGGCGGAGACGCTCCTCATGCGGTTGGTGCGGGGCACCGCCCTCCGGGGCGCTGTCGGCATCCACAGGGTACGTCCGTTCCTCGTCCGCCCGCTCATCGAGCGTACGCGGGAGGAGGTGGAGGCCTTCCTGGCCGAGCAGGGAATCTCCTTCGTCATGGATCCCATGAACGTGGACCCCGCGTTCCTGCGCACCCGCATCCGATATGAGGTGCTGCCCGTGCTGGTGCGCGCCGCGGGCTTCCCCGTGGTACCGCACCTGGCCACCTTCGCCCGCCTGGCCGCCGAGGACGAGGCCCTGCTGGGCGAGCTGGCCGACGGCGCCCGGGTCCGGCTCACCCTGCCGGATGGGAGCCTGGACGCGGTGGGGGTGCGCGCCCTGGAGCCGCCCCTGCGACGCCGGGTGCTGGCCCGCCTGCTGACCGAGGCGGGGGCGACGGTGGACGATGCCTCCCTCGCCCGGGCGCTGAGCGCGGTGGAGACGGGCCGGCCGGTGACGCTGGGCGGAGGCCACGAGCCCGGCGGCCTTCAGCTCCACACGGCGGGCGGGCGCGTGCGCTGCGTGCGCCGGGGTGGGAGCACTCCACCTCCTCCGGAGCTGGTACTGGCGGGGGAGGGGGCCTCGGGACTCCAGGAGGGAACGGGCTGGCGCTTCACCGTGGCGGCGGTCGCTCCGCCCCCAGGAACCCTGGGCCTGTCGCTGCCGGAGGAGACGCGCTGGCCCCTCACCGTGCGGACGCGGCGGCCCGGCGACCGGGTCCGAGGGCCCGCCGGCTCGCGCAAGCTGCAGGATGTGCTGGTGGACCGGCGCATTCCCGGCGAGCGCCGCGACTCGCTGCCCGTGGTGACGGACGCCGAGGGGCTCGTCCTCTGGATTCCAGGGGTCTGGAATTCCACACCCTCGCGGGCTGTACGCCTCTTTCTGTGGGCCTCGCCTCCAGTCCCGGGCATGCTCGGGACGACTCCGTTATAG
- a CDS encoding 5'-nucleotidase C-terminal domain-containing protein codes for MSRTLTAAVLAVALAPGLGCMQFNDQCQPLVDDPNSIVGYLAQDVFLDKPFTRHDNNALGQLAADAFLHAEDGSKAPAELGIVNGGSLRAEGLCVTRTSVPRGPLKNGLLHEILLFENAVITVDLTEKQLVDMFEHSVEALSPEEQPIVSPDGAFLHVSEGTTVRVDCSRPMGQRVVGLKVKDRTVPLPPRADPSIRYRVAMAEFLLGGGDGYGVIFKDAGKDLSRNPVTASATDGKATDANLTEAYLRKNHATDKQPLEEAERIVFVNCARPGRPVVQ; via the coding sequence ATGTCCCGCACGCTCACCGCCGCCGTTCTCGCCGTGGCCCTCGCGCCGGGTCTCGGCTGCATGCAGTTCAACGACCAGTGCCAGCCGCTGGTGGACGATCCGAACTCCATCGTCGGCTACCTGGCCCAGGACGTCTTCCTCGACAAGCCCTTCACCCGGCACGACAACAACGCGCTCGGCCAGCTCGCCGCGGACGCCTTCCTCCACGCGGAGGACGGCTCCAAGGCCCCCGCCGAGCTCGGCATCGTCAACGGGGGCTCGCTGCGCGCCGAGGGCCTGTGCGTCACCCGCACCTCCGTGCCCAGGGGCCCCCTGAAGAACGGCCTGCTGCACGAGATCCTCCTCTTCGAGAACGCCGTCATCACGGTGGACCTCACCGAGAAGCAGCTGGTGGACATGTTCGAGCACTCGGTGGAGGCGCTGTCCCCGGAGGAGCAGCCCATCGTCTCGCCGGACGGCGCCTTCCTGCACGTGTCCGAGGGCACCACGGTGCGCGTGGACTGCTCGCGCCCCATGGGCCAGCGCGTGGTGGGGCTCAAGGTGAAGGACCGCACGGTGCCGCTGCCGCCGCGCGCGGATCCTTCCATCCGCTACCGCGTGGCCATGGCCGAGTTCCTCCTCGGAGGAGGGGACGGGTACGGCGTCATCTTCAAGGACGCGGGCAAGGACCTGTCACGCAACCCCGTCACGGCGAGCGCGACGGACGGCAAGGCCACGGACGCCAACCTCACCGAGGCCTATCTGCGGAAGAACCACGCCACGGACAAACAGCCTCTGGAGGAGGCTGAGCGGATCGTCTTCGTCAATTGCGCCCGGCCGGGCCGGCCCGTGGTGCAGTAG
- a CDS encoding TIGR04563 family protein → MAATDHRKQSLYFPEDMLDEIQREATRQDRSLSWIVQQAWKVARAELRKMPSPNDVFGPTPSRPDGSGDSQS, encoded by the coding sequence ATGGCCGCAACCGATCATCGAAAGCAGAGCCTCTATTTCCCCGAGGACATGTTGGACGAAATCCAGCGCGAGGCGACGCGGCAGGATCGCTCGCTCTCGTGGATCGTCCAGCAGGCATGGAAGGTAGCTCGGGCCGAGCTGCGCAAGATGCCGTCGCCCAATGACGTGTTCGGGCCGACGCCCTCGCGGCCAGACGGCTCGGGAGATTCGCAGTCCTGA